A genomic window from Quercus lobata isolate SW786 chromosome 10, ValleyOak3.0 Primary Assembly, whole genome shotgun sequence includes:
- the LOC115963266 gene encoding UDP-glycosyltransferase 89B2-like: protein MTISSGSDAHLLIFPYPAQGHMIPLLDLTHQLVLHSFTITILTTPKNLHLLDSLLSTHPASINTLVLPFPTHPSIPQGLENTKDLAPTSFEAMICCLSELYDPITQWFKSHPSPPATIISDMFLGWTHRLACELGIHRIVFSPSGAMALSVMYSLWRDLPRRENPSDENEAVSLPNIPSSPKYPWWKLSPLYRSFVEANLDSEFIKDAFRANMASWGLVINSFNGLERVYLENLKKDMGHDRVWAVGPLLPSLPNQRGGSSSVKVEEILSWLDTCEDRKVVYVCFGSQALLNNNQMEKLAFGLEKSGVQFVWVVKEPTEVYVDGDNNTVPQGFEDRVAGRGLVIKGWAPQVLILSHRAVGAFLTHCGWNSVLEGIIAGVPLLTWPLGADQFVNDSLLVDELKVAIRVGEGRKFVPDPDELSRVLVDLVSQERVECKRATELRGVALEAIEEGGSSVIEFDSMVSKLAALSLPVKNSTL, encoded by the coding sequence ATGACTATCTCATCAGGCAGCGATGCCCATCTCCTCATTTTCCCATACCCAGCACAGGGCCACATGATACCACTCTTAGACCTAACCCACCAACTAGTCCTCCATAGCTTCACCATCACCATTCTAACCACCCCAAAGAACCTCCATCTCCTCGACTCTCTTCTCTCCACTCACCCAGCTTCCATCAACACCCTCGTCCTCCCATTTCCCACACACCCTTCAATCCCACAAGGCCTAGAAAACACCAAAGACTTAGCCCCCACTTCTTTCGAAGCCATGATATGCTGTTTAAGTGAACTCTACGACCCCATAACACAATGGTTCAAATCCCACCCTTCACCACCTGCGACTATAATATCCGACATGTTCTTAGGTTGGACTCATCGACTCGCATGTGAACTGGGTATTCATCGTATCGTGTTCTCGCCCTCTGGTGCTATGGCTTTGTCTGTCATGTACTCTCTCTGGCGTGACCTACCTAGGAGAGAAAACCCTAGTGATGAAAACGAGGCCGTTTCGCTCCCCAACATTCCTAGTTCCCCCAAATACCCTTGGTGGAAACTCTCTCCCCTTTATCGTAGCTTCGTTGAAGCGAACCTAGATTCTGAATTCATCAAAGATGCGTTTCGCGCTAACATGGCGAGTTGGGGACTCGTTATCAACTCGTTTAACGGGTTGGAAAGggtttatttggaaaatttgaaaaaagatATGGGGCATGATCGTGTCTGGGCAGTAGGACCATTACTCCCATCTTTGCCTAATCAGAGAGGTGGGTCCAGTTCAGTCAAAGTAGAAGAGATTTTATCGTGGCTTGACACGTGTGAAGATCGCAAGGTTGTGTACGTGTGCTTTGGGAGTCAAGCTCTATTGAACAATAATCAGATGGAGAAGCTTGCATTTGGGTTAGAGAAAAGTGGGGTCCAGTTTGTTTGGGTGGTAAAGGAGCCCACAGAAGTATACGTGGACGGCGATAACAACACCGTTCCACAAGGATTCGAGGATCGTGTGGCTGGGAGAGGCCTTGTTATTAAAGGGTGGGCTCCACAGGTTTTGATACTAAGTCACCGAGCCGTGGGTGCGTTCTTGACTCACTGTGGATGGAACTCGGTCCTTGAGGGGATAATAGCAGGGGTGCCACTGCTGACGTGGCCATTGGGAGCTGACCAATTTGTGAATGATAGTTTATTGGTGGACGAGCTAAAGGTGGCAATAAGGGTCGGTGAAGGTAGAAAATTTGTGCCTGACCCGGACGAGTTGTCACGAGTTTTAGTTGATTTGGTGAGTCAGGAGCGAGTCGAGTGTAAACGAGCAACTGAGTTGCGTGGGGTGGCACTTGAGGCCATTGAAGAAGGCGGGAGTTCGGTTATTGAATTTGACTCGATGGTGAGCAAGCTGGCTGCACTTTCATTACCAGTGAAGAATAGTACCTTATag